In Juglans regia cultivar Chandler chromosome 13, Walnut 2.0, whole genome shotgun sequence, the DNA window aagagccaccAAGTGACTAAcgtccctcttcttcttcttctttttcccttcttcCATCTCCCCCTTCTCACCATGACTACCACTGGTTCTTCAGGCAAAGATGGTCCTCCTCATCCCAATTTCCAGCTTCCAAATAATTTCTCCCACATTGTCTCCATCAAACTCAGCTCAGATAACTACCTTCTTTGGCGTGCTCAGATCATCCCCTATTTTCACGGTCAGGATCTTTATCACTTTATCGATGGTTCATCTCCACCACCTCCCCCGATTCTTCCACCCACTTCACCTTCTCCATCCATTTGCCCTGCTTCTACGCCCAACCCTACTTATCTTCAATGGAGACGAACCGATCAACTACTTCTTAGTGCACTGCTTTCATCCCTTACTGAATCCATTCTTACCCAAGCAATATCATCTCATACCTCTCGAGAACTCTGGGTTTTACTCGAAACCATGTTAACTTCTCAATCTCAAGCCAAAATCTTTCAAATTCACCaccaactcacaaatctcaaaaAAGGGTCCCTCTCTATGACTGACTACTACAAAAAAGTTCGTCTTCTTTCCGAAACTATGACTACTGCAGGAGAACAACTCCATGACTCTGAAGTTGTCTCTTACCTCCTAAATGGTCTCACCTCTGATTTCGAGTCCTTTGTTACCTCAATCTCTACTCGTGCTACCCCCATTAGCTCAGCCAGAGTTGTTTAATCCGCTTCTAACCTTCAGAAGTCGTGTTTCTCTCAACATAACTCAACAAGGTCTTCTGCCAACCCCATCTGCTAACATCACTACCTCTCCTTTTTCTCGTGGTGGCAGGACTAGTTTTCATGGTGGTCGAAACTCTTCTCATGGTGGAAGAAATCGTGGTGGTCGAACACCTCCTCCTTTTTCTCCATCTTCCCAAAATCTCAACAAACAAACCTGTCAAGTATGCAATTGTGTAGGCCATTTTGCTCTCCAATGCTATTACCGCTTTGATCAAGCCTATCGTATAATACTCCAAAATCTCCTTCGGTTCACTATATTGCCTCTCAATCCTTTTCCAACTCTCAATGGTACCCTGACTCAGCTGCAACAAATCACATAACCTCTGATATTCAAGATCTTAATCTCTCCTCTGAACCATATGATGGCCCTGAGCAAATAATGGTTGGTGATGGTAATAATCTTCCTATAACTCACATTGGTGATTCTCGgctatcatcatcctcttcaaaTTTTGTTCTTCACAATTTATTACATGTTcctcaaatcacaaaaaatttagTCTCTGTCTATCATTTTTGTCGAGAAAATGGTGAAGGACAAACAAATCGGGACACTTTTACTCAAGAGACCAACACATAATGGACTTTACTTATTTCCTCATCCAATCTCCAACAACTCGTCCCCTGCTGCTCTTGTTGGTGAAAAAACAACAATTGCTCAATGGCACCATAGACTTGGCCATCCATCACTTCGGCTTGTGTCTTCCATTCTTCGCAACAAATGTTTACCATTTCTTCTTACTAGatcttcctttttttgttttatttgtccACTTGCTAAATGTAGACATCTACCTTTTAAGCTTAATGCTACTCGGTCCATAGGACCTTTACACTTAATATTTGTTGATGTTTAGGGACCCTCACCTTATATTTCACATGATGGTTTTCGATACtacatttcttttgttgatgattACAGTCGATATATCTGGTTTTATCCGCTTGCCTCTAAAGGttgatgaaatttatgggcctaactcatctcataaaaccggttgtataatagaggattgctcattgcttataaacatgcccgagaccttgtccacagtcaatgtgggattattcctcaacaccctccctcacgtgcaggccagtatttttttctggtccttgtcacggggtaagtagtgtaggcccacattcgtcctgtggcaggctctgataccatgatgaaattcatgggcctaactcatctcataaaactggtTGTATAatagaggattgctcattgcttataaacatgcccgagaccttgtccacagtcaatgtgggattattcctcaacagatgccacatcaacctttgtcatttttcaaaaaaattttgaacgACTATTTGAtgccaaaattaaaattgttcaaAGTGATTGGGGCGGAGAATCTCGACCCCTAACCAATCTCCCAAAAAATCAAGGTATTACACATCGATTGTCGTGTCCTCacacacatcaacaaaatggtgttgtggAGAGAAAGCATCGCCATATCGTTGAAACCAGTCTCGCTCTTTTAGCAACGGCTTCACctccatatatattttggtcTGATGCTTTTTATACTGTTGTTTATCTCATTAATCTTcttccctccccttctcttCATAACAAATCAccacatcttcttctttttaaaaatgaaccAGACTACTTATTTCTCAAGGTCTTTGGTTCCGAATGTTGGCCCAACCTTCGGCCTtacaataatcataaaattcgTCTTCGTTCTCTATCGTGTCTCTTTCTTGGATATAGTTATATACACAAAGGATATAAATGTTTACATCTTCCCTCTAATCAGTTGTACATATCTCGTGACGTTCTCTTCACTGAAGGTTCATTTCCCTACTCTGCTTCTTCTAATTCTGGCCTCAACTCCTATTCATCTATTTTGGGCCCAAATCCATCTCACCAAACACATACAACCCTCCCTATTTTCATTCCACCAAACCTAGGCCCAATCTCATCCAATAACCTCAGCCCATCCATCCTTAGCAAAAGCCCCACTTCGTCAGACTCATCACTAGAGTCTTCGTCCCTTCCACACGACAtctcctcttctcctctctcgAACCAGACTCTCACCAACCCTAGCCCTTCAAGTCCCCCCATTCCTCCATCTCCACCCACACGTTCACCGATTATTACAAGATCCAAAACCAACAGCTCTCGTCCCAAATTGTTCACCCTTGGCCAAATCCCTTATCCCACCATTCGGCATTGCCTCTCCCTCACCATTAATGATCCCGAAAAGCCATCATCCTACACCAAGGCTTCCTGTTTTCCTGAGTGGCGTGATGCCATGAGCAGAGAATTTCAAGCTCTTCTCCAAAGCAACACTTGGTCTATTGttccccctcccccttcctctaATATCGTTGGCTGCAAGTGGGTGTTCCGCACCAAGCACAATCTTGACGGCTCCATTGAAAGACGAAAGGCCAAACTCATTGCCAAGGGATTCCACTAGCAAGAAGGCGTTGACTACGTTGAGACGTTCAGCCCAGTTGTCAAACCATCCACAATCCGCCTTGTTCTCGCTCTAGTCGTGTCTCACGGATGGCCTATCTGCCAACTCGACATCCAAAACGCCTTCCTCCATAGCAATCTCAATGAAACTGTCTACATGTCCAAGCCAATTGGGTTTTTTTACCCTAAACATCCCAAGTACGTGTGTCGCTTGCACAAGGtcatttatggccttaaacaagcacCCCGTGCTTGGTTTGCTCAGCTTTCCACCTCCCTCTATGAGTatggttttctttcttctcaagCTGACCCGTCCCTTTTCATTTACTCTTCTTAATCAATTCTCATCTATGTTTTAGTGTACGTTGATGATATCAGTGTGACAAGCTcgcatctttttcaaatttatcacCTTATTTCCTTTTTAGCCTATGTTTTTCCTATTACAGATTTAggtaaattatcattttttcttggTATTGAAATTTGTCATTTGGACAATGGAATTTTactttctcaaagaaaatatatctATGATCTCCTTTCTCATGTCAATATGTTTGCTGCCAATGGAGTTAATTCTCCAATGGTTGCATCTAGTCGACTCTCAGTTTCTAATACCCCCACCTTCTCGGATCCAACAATGTATCGCAGTATTGTTGGGAGCCTACAATATCTCTCCTTTACTCGACCAAACATTGCCTTCACAGTTAACAAAATATGTCAGTTCATGCATAATCCCAAACACCCACATTGGCTTGCTATTAAACGTTTGCTTAGATATCTAAAACATACGCTTAACTTCGGCCTCTTTATTCATAAGTCATCCTCTCTTCAAATTCAAGCCTTCTCTAATGCGGATTAGGCTAGTTGCCCTGATGATCGCCGCTCAACAagtagtttttgtatttttctggGTAAAAACCTTATTTCATGGTCCTTTCGCAAGCAACGCATTGTTGCTCACTCAAGCACCAAGGCCAAATATAAGGCTCTTGCCAATACAACTGTCGAGTTACTTTGGATCCAAAATCTTTTAAAGGAAATTCATGTTTTCATTTCTAAACCTCATCTTCTTTGGTGTGATAATCTAGGTGCAACCTATCTCTTCGTCAATCCCATCCTTCATTCATGTACCAAACATATGGAAATTGATTTCCATTTTGTGCATGATAGAGTTGCTGCCAAAACTCTTCAAGTAGCCTTCTTACCTTTAAAAGACCAACTGGCTAATATTCTTACAAAGCCTCTTGCAGCCCCTCGCTTTCATCTTTCAGGATGAGCCTCACTGTTGTGGATACCCCGTTAGGCTCGAGGGGGCGTATTAAGCCTTCCACGTTGGACTCCAAATCATAAGTGACAAAGTAAGACCCACACACATCAGTTACAGCTCTAGAGGCTTTTGGAATTACATAAATAGGTTGTTTAGTGTCCTCTGGACACTACTGTAATTGTACCAGCAAAGGTTTCTAACAAATTATGCAAAATGCCGTGTATTTTGGCAGAGCACGTCCTCTGTTTGTTGTATTGTCCATGCAAAATATTCACTCTTGTATTGCTATAAAAAGACACATTGTATACACTATTTattcaatgagaatttagaatatttattcatcttaaactCTATTAATAGAGCATGTTATctatatcacttaaatgataaaatttgatttattaaatttaaaatttaaaatttattttttaaattaaattatatcaggTAACTTTATAATGGAGTACTTAATTCTTAATATCATTTCACAcgttcaaaaataaataaaacgttttcgagaaaaaataaaatcgcgtacggtttgaactttgaagatgtaagagcactctcattggattaactaaagttaaagtatatttttgatgaatacaagataaatttaacatttaactattacattcacataagtttctacattggaatagccattttttcactatatgataataaaataatataggataaatttaactttgactattcacatcaaatctccaaattgaattatccatttattcattatatagtaatgaataattaataattttttaatttttttaattatgaatttattttattttatcatattttactattcataatattatatattaattagtaattgtattctaattatattttttcaattgtcatttaaaatgaagagagaaataattgatattaaaatgagagagaaagaaataatataaaaaagatttgatgaatgaatagtatgttccaaatttaaaaattagtttggatattactgtagttatatttcaaatatagctaattcaatatgaGCAATTTactgacctaatagctaaattttcattaaatttaacttttaactaatccaataaaaatactctaagcagatatatataagtttagCTGGACCACACCCACACCAAATCCATTtctttagtatatataaatttagaaaaattctaaacataagcctcacactctacacacccacttaaaaacatgtgattttacttttttatcctcatatttcatattgaattcaatatgaaatatgaggataaaaaagtaaaatcacatgtttttaagtgggtgtgtagagtgtgaggcttctgtgtagcacaactcataaatttataatatagtaatttgTTCTACAGTATTTAATCTTCTGTTTTGGAGTGTTCCCATCGGCAGCGCTGTTTGCGGCGTTGCGCGTGTTCTTCTACATAACTCTAATACCGCATCCATTCTTCATCCCGGAACTTCCCAAAATCGCAAACCTctgagtttgtttgttttgttggattGCCTAGGCTTGGCCTATGGCTTAAGACTTCGATAAAATTCCTGAGGGGATCTTCTTGAACTAGCCAGATTACTCAGAAGAAGGTAATTGGGAACTAGATCCCACTCTTCAGCTCTTACTAGGATTATCTTTCCCTTTGCGCCTTTTACATGCTATCAAACCCAAGACTGTGTAATGATGATCTTGTGGTTTCGTTTGTTTCGATCTTCGAATTGGTATCGTGATGAATTGCTGTTTCCTGATACTTATTTGGCATTGTATATGTAGACCCATTTGCTTTTCGCATACTCTCtcttgatctttttcttttcaagaattttaCTTTGGGAAGGAACAATAGCTTCAGCCTATCCTTGATATGCAGTCTAACATTTTTGTTTCCTCCCAGAAAGCAAATCTGCTCTCCAGGGAGCATTGTCATCTTGATATTCTGGATCTTTCTCAAGCTTTCCCTCACACCACTTGGTACTCTCGTTATTGACTATTTGCTCAATTCTATTTGGAATCGTCGTCTCTGCGAATGGGAACGATTATTTTTGTGCTCAAATTTTAATTCCTATATGTACAGCAATAGTAGAGACTATTCCAGCATTTTCCAAGAACTTTCTCTTAAAGCCAGAGGATGGTGACTCAGAAAATATATTAGTGTCAGATAATGCACCAGTCTTTCCCAAAAGCTTTGCCCATTTTATCTCTgtcaattttgaaagaaaatctaCTTCTTTTTTAGCCCCTACCGTGAGAAACGTGTAGTTGTAAAATTCTCTATGCAAAAGTATTATGTTCATGCATAGGTATCTTTTTATATAGGTTAAGGCCTTGACCCGTCATGTGATATACATTTCCAAAGTCAGATTGAACTTTTAATAACACCTTCTAACCTGCATCAGCTAAACTTACAACAATGTCGGAGGACACGAGCTTTGCAAATTGTTGGAGGTTCCACCTTTTCAAAACAAAGTCCAACCTATCTCACAAAATAATGGCTTAGAAATTTTCTTCGCTTCCAATTATACCTGTTCCACCATATTCTCTATGCAACTTCACtgatgcataatttttttataacggCACCCTTTTGGGGCGAGTCCACCTATATAGCACTGGAACTTTTGATGCATGAAGTTGTAAAATTCTCTATGCAACTATGATATGTTCATGCATAGGTATCTTCTTATATAGGTTAGGGCCTTATCCATCAACTGACATATTCAACTCAGAGAGACCCTCTGTAAAAGGGTAGCTGATTGTGAACTAAATAAAAGACCTATTAACTCAATTGTTTGAACCCTGactgatcaaaaaaaattatttgaaccCTGGAAATAAAGGCTTTCAAGATTCTCTAGCTTTAGAAAAACTACAAAGACAATTAGAAacaatagagaaagagagaattcaTGGTGGGAATGAAGAGGGGAATGAGAAAGATACAGAATTTGAAGACGAAAATACTCTCTGCATCAGGATTTGAATGAAACAAATAGTTGTACTTGATTACTCCTCTTGAATTTGAATGAAATAAGATACTAAAATCCATGGTAACTTCCTGTAgtaaatttatagaaaataaacataataaaaaaagaagaaagaatgtGATATGTacgtttggtttggttttgggGTTTGTATTTTGAGGAAATGCTGCTTTCATTGATTTCTTAACTTTGTTCTTTGATCTGTTCtcataatttgttttaaatCGTGATTTCCccaattggttggttttgttGTTTAACAGTCACTACTTTGGTATTTATTGAGAAAAGCATAAAGATGGGTGCTTTTTGCTGCTGTCCATGTGATGgagaatttgaagaatatgctcTTCCAGGCAATACGATATACAGGCATTGCCTTTGCCTGAGATACTTTTTCCACCAGCTATTTAGTGGGGTATGCACTTGAACATTTGAGCGACTAAACACTTTGcctttttatctaataaatgcatggAAATGTTGAGAACattgtaattgattttgtaGGGCTTCTTTCTATGCCTGCTGCAAATTCCATGAGTCACAATCTTGTAGTCAAATGTCTCGACTCAATAGTTCAAGACATTGTTACCATGACATCTTGGAAAAacttcatacatatatattttactttggAGGACTTTCCACAtgttcaaaattataattggaATGATATGTGAAATAAAAATGCTTTGCAGTGATTGCATTGATCATTCAAATGAAACATGAAATGTTTCAGGAGAAATGTCCAGAGATAGAGTGTATTCTTAAATAGATCAAGCTCTTGTTCCAATAACTGGTTGAAGTAAATGGTTCATTAAAGAAAGATGTTCTAATTTCCTTATGAATTGGTTAGTAATAAGAGAAGTTCGGTCCATTTTGCTGTAATCAATTTcgaaccccaaaaaaaaaaaggtacggTTCATGCTTTATCCGTACTAGTGTTTTGGTTctgaaaaataacttttaagtCATACTTCAAAAGGAGTATCTCCTTCTACTATATATTCTTTAGTGAATTagtaccgataaaaaaaaattattatgtgaATTCGTGCATTTGCATTGAGGACAAACTATGAACTATGTCTACCCTAGAACTCCTACTAGTTTGAAGGTATTGTGTCTAAATGATTTTAAACCATCTGACCTATTTTGTTGGTATAATCATATTAAAAGCTCTACAATTAGACTGTTCAAATCATCCTGTCGCAAGGGTCTTTTGGCCTCCCTATTTCTTCACTTCAAAGGCAATATACtttctaatctgatttctatAACTATTTGCATTGAGACTGGGTCTGTTGTTTTCATGGTGGGAAACCCTGTTCTAGTTGCTGCTGTTTCtatttcactttaatttttattataatttttatttgttaacatCCCCCCACTGCACATGCAGTATGGTGCAATGTTTCATAGACTTGAAGGACAGTCACTATCTTCACCAATCCAAGGAGCTTCTTTTACACCATCAGGGGTGGGCACATCATTACCTGATAATTCCTCAAATGATATTCATCTCTCTGTTTCCAGACCAGTGGCTTCTGATTCTGATCAGAGGTACTCTCGTCTGCAACGTGATGGCTTGGTCTCTCGGCGTGATAAGTCAATGACTCATTTCCAAGAAGATGCTCAACCACTGAGGAGAAATATGAGTAGTTCTGGTACGGAGTCATTGGGCTTTAGGAAGAAATTGAATGGAGTTGAAACTGAAGAAGATGGTAAACCTGGCCATTCTGAGTCCTCAGAGACGGCTTCGATAGCAAAAATTGCATATGGACTAACTTATACGCAGCCATCTTCTGAAGATGAAGATATCTGTCCTACATGTCTTGATGGTAATTAACATGTTTGTGACACAAAGTGGCCGATAAGAAGCCCCTCCTGCTATTATAAGAATATGCTTGACTGGTCATCAGTATATATTTCTGCTACAGTAAACTTAAGTTATAAAAACGAAAAAAGAAGTCTATTCTGCATTCTGCTATAGTAAGAACTGAAATTGCTTCCTAGACTCTTGTATTGTTTTCATGTAATTTGATTTGTTCTCTTGCAGAATATACTCCagaaaatcctaaaataacAACTCGATGTTCTCACCATTTTCACCTTGGTTGTATTTATGAATGGATGGAAAGAAGTGGAAGTTGTCCAATCTGTGGCAAGGTACGTGCAGaatttcttgcatttttaaCCCTTCATCATGTGTAGGGTTCTAATAATATCTTCCATCAAAAGGTCTCCTTCATCGTAAAGTTTTACGTATCCTGAGGCTCGACAGCAGTTGGTTCCTTTTTATTTACCACTAGTTATATCTCACTTGAAACGCTTTTTCTGGAATGTCAGGAGATGGAGTTCTGTGAAAGCCCTTAAGTTCGTGTCTGATTTCAAAGCAATAGAGTAAATATGTACAACGGCCATGAGCATCTGTAAATACAAGTTCATCTCGTTCAAACCAAGCTTGCACAGGAGAAAGCGATCGTTCATTTTCCTTTGCTAGTTTGTTTTACCTCATAAACCTTGATCTTCCACTTACGTTTTGATGCTTCAATGTGTATGTTTCTTATTGTATAGTGAACGTCCGATAgatattaaaatcatattttctatTTGCTGATAATATACATAATTATGATGGAATCATCTTATTGATACATGCAGTTCTGTTGCTTCCAATTCTTGTTTCAGCCAATATGAAGATCTTTAAACTACATTATGATAGGATGAATCCTACACGATCATGTGCTCTTGTGGTAGTTGCAACCTAGAAATCAGTTTTAGGGTTTCAGCAGGAGGAAATTGTGGCATCCTTATTCCTTTGTTTGTACCTTTCCAATGTTTGTATGGTGGAACATGTAGCTGCCATGCAAGAGTATTCAATTTAGAGGAGacagatttaattatttgaaagttgAGCCCCTACATTGCAAAAGTTAGTGTCACGGATTCATTAGGAACACAATTTGTGTGGCTTTGCATTTTTTATTGTCGGCGTGAGGATAGAAGCAATCCTCCAACACAAATGCACGGAGGATTTCACGTCTAGCGAGTCTTCTTATTTCACGGAGGATTTCCCTCGGTCTTGTTTGGTTATatagatgagatggaatgaaaaatctgttaataatagtgagataatttgttaataatagtaaaattatttaaattaagataatttatgaaattttaagaaatgagagaaaaaaattaaataaaaatattataaaattaaaatattgttaaaatataatttttattttaaaatttgaaaagatttaattttttctatgttttgtttgaaagtttaaaaattttgtaataattatataaaaatgttgaatatttaaaattgaaaagaatttatatttaaatgatatttggatATTTAGATAAGGTAGATTGAGACTTGTGAGACCAAACGTTGCCTAAACCACAAAAATCTGGATTCGTTGATTTGATTTATCAGGA includes these proteins:
- the LOC108997477 gene encoding E3 ubiquitin-protein ligase At3g02290-like; this encodes MGAFCCCPCDGEFEEYALPGNTIYRHCLCLRYFFHQLFSGYGAMFHRLEGQSLSSPIQGASFTPSGVGTSLPDNSSNDIHLSVSRPVASDSDQRYSRLQRDGLVSRRDKSMTHFQEDAQPLRRNMSSSGTESLGFRKKLNGVETEEDGKPGHSESSETASIAKIAYGLTYTQPSSEDEDICPTCLDEYTPENPKITTRCSHHFHLGCIYEWMERSGSCPICGKEMEFCESP